The Erigeron canadensis isolate Cc75 unplaced genomic scaffold, C_canadensis_v1 Conyza_canadensis_unscaffolded:145, whole genome shotgun sequence DNA segment GTGTTGGATAGAGACGGGCGAAAGAAGTCTAGCTACCGTCGATTTTGTCCAAGAAACAACGGACAAAGTAGCtatcattaaagaaaagcttaaagccgcCAGAGATCGGCAAAAGAGTTATGCGGATCAAAGAAGGAAGCCCCTAGAATTTGAAGTCGGCGACAAAGTGCTCCTAAAGGTGTCGCCATGGAAAGGAACAGTGAGATTTGGTAAGAGAGGAAAGTTAAGTCCTCGATACATTGGGCCATTTGAAATTGTGGCTAGAATAGGCCCCGTGGCCTATAAGTTGAAATTACCCCAAGAAGTGGGAGATGTTCATGACACTTTCCATGTGTCAAATTTAAAGAAATGCGTGGCGGATGATTCGAAAGTAGTTCCACTCGAGGAACTACGAGTGGAAGATAAGCTCCAATTTCGCGAGGAGCCAATAGAAGTTCTTGACCGCGATGAGAAACGCCTTAAGAGGAGCAAGATCCCTATAGTTAAAGTCAGATGGGATACAAAGCGCGGACCCGAATTTACATGGGAGCGCGAGGACTTCATACGTGAGAAATATCCGCACTTACTCCCTAAGCAAACTCAAATTCCGGGACGGAATTCTTCTAAGGGggtaaggatgtaacaaccgtacttttaatattatatatgtgctagttaggttatctatgttcccgcaagccatagttatacttgaagctagtaggtaatgccccaaattagtaatctaaagctaataatatgtataagaatttcctaacgaaaatacctcggaacgaaaatttttagaggtgatcaatcgatacgataataacaACTTAAGACtcccaaattgagataccaatcaaaaattcctatggaatgcccaacaaatcaaaaataaaaccaaatcaagaagatatgatcatgataaataaaattttcaactaaaaatataattggaagaattatgtacgtaaaagcgtcgaaaacttaataagtaagcatataagcttaaaaattaatacaaatctacaaccaatgacctatgtaatcaactaaaaatacaaaaatatatccatacacataaatatacatgacttatacacatatatacatattcctaactaaaacaaccaaatacttacatttaactaactaaacacctacaaaacaaatacaaaatttacatatacttacacttatacttatacactaattttatacaaaaaaaaaaataaaaactcttcAATATTTCCCCCCCCCCGGCCCCTTTCCCCCCTCTCACACTCCACATTTTGAATATTACTCCTTCCAACTCCcccttgaaactcacacaaaacacactcttcactttctacacacaccaactttattttctctctcaaaaactctccTCTCCTCCTCTCTTCTTCTTGATTTCGGCAGCCACAAAACAAAGGGAAGAACAAAGCTAAACTCATCTAaaaacttgttaataataagggtttagattAGATTAAGCAAGGGTGGTGTTAagctaaggtttaagggttaatATAAGGTTGAATCAAGGGTTATTTGGTTCAAGAAAGGCCACGATTTTCTgccatcttttcttcatctcaaagtgttcttcaagggtatatatcttcatctctttgttagattaatcttattctagttcatattaaaaaggttttatcaaaagtccatgttttcttcatgtttctcttgaatatacacttggtgagggcaaagttgataggatccttctttccatgctcatgcatgttgaatccatgaagaaagatccaaggattcaactagttaaagacccaaaagtgtagttacatatatatagcttttgatatgatttttcctttgaaagatggatatattcatacatattatgaagttaatatttctggaaatatttataaaaatatagattttattgataaagtgttggatctatgaaagttagcatcaaaaaggtggatatgtgttgattagttgtaaagtaactttttatataaaaagatgaacatattttatataatgtttatgtatatttctggaaaatttcataaaaatacatttttatgttgatggattgttgttggataaagatttgttgttaaaaatgatgagatgattacatgcatgctagatttaagaaagttggatgGTTGTTTGGACTATGAGGTGAAGCTAGACTTGTGTCAACTGAAAAATAGGTTAAAAGTCAtgcaaatattctggaaaaattcacaaaatatcaattatataaagcttgggtcaaaacaagttaaaatatgcttgaaatcgaaaaccgaaagcttgttaaaatgcattttgagcacacacatgcaccataactttatgaccatgaaaatgtgatgaacatactggaaatatgacatattaaaagtataaaactcaattcatttgatgcatggcaagaataagctcaaaaaccgtcttttcgggtcaaataatcactaaccgaaagcactaaattgcacatatcacaccaccaccaccatcacgacttgaaccaccaaaatatgatgaacttactgtgaatgttgaatttaggatgaaaatccattttgaagtaccttaatagcctaagaaatgaggctaaaatcactatttcggtaaacgattttcaattataaaatcctcaatttaagcaagacacaagagaggttgaatggttacagatttttattgataaaaggtgcCTAAAAAGGgctggaatttttggactaaaaatcttgtggtgatttgtaaggatttctatgatttaatgaattaaaatggtaattaagaggtatataaattaataaataaactatataaaccatgaatctgatcaaagccacttaaccaatgataaaagtgaccaaaacctactggggaaaataactacaagcaagggaacaagaactatacaatttaaaagtaaattattaagtaaaagtcactaattaatcattatgattaaataaatagaaataaggcacaaataaatataagaatcacaatgttacaaataaaaaggcttgaaaatcagtagataatccatctataattatctatgaattttagaggtaatttaaggacttaaaaataattataaggaattgtttaattaataaaccaataaaataagtaaataaattaattaaataatattaaattaaagaaataattataaatcagtaacatatattaacattaatattatgagaacacaaatgtcaaatatgggtattaaacaaagcatgcaatggaaatatatataatacaaagttaaactaccgaaattccaataaccgaacaaaatcgtatgaatgacctttactaccaaatgtcttccaaccaaatgaggcgaacaacataatgtaattgaattccataatttaaacgacaaccaaagttgggcaagtctactagcatacatctcatgatctagtttactagtcatgcgacacacacttacgttgtgcatatttcgaataccatggtttaggcttgcttgaggaaagacaccactagccggagatctcacttttgatcagccctctttcactctcaattcaagtgagtcatagccccctttcaaactattttatgtgttttaactatcggggtgaaaagcatgatatataagctaaattgcttttattattacaaatatatgaaatgattcttgatattatgattatgaaatgaaattgtttcgtatgttcattatgataaatgatttatatgatgagcttgagttctgtcaaaccgctttcttcggttcactactatttactccgattatggaggcctgtagttagttagttgcgcaactaggtttcgtccacccacccaattgtgtaacggtggaaggttggttgtctttgtgacaacctccacttccagtccgaccacgggtgttctagctaccttacttaggtcgtctccatggcacgacccttttattattattgttacggcacttgattgacagctcgtgcaagatttatctatttattattggacttcgaaaaaaatggtagtagtagtggctcaagcatttactcatcaaggtTGATTGAATTATACCCTCGTGGTTATATGATAGAAATTTTACTACGTTGATTATAGTAAGTGGAACATACGCTTTCCAAATGCGACATTGGAGgtatacatggaaattttggtgactctcaaattttggttatgatggatatatatatatacactttatgttgttagttaaaaacctatgaactcactcaactctcgtagttgacacttcttcttcttcatgcttttcaggttaaagaTTTAGGTGCGTAGCGTGGACCACCCTTTTGGACTCTAATATGCTTGTATGGTTGGAcgagtattgcaaacatttaatcattttaattatgaatttggttgtgtaatggatttggacgtcatctttaatttgtaatcttttggattttgaatgtcatttgaaaacttgagttgatgttttatatttaaatcttttgtaccatgtcgttctgtggcatctcgtgtttccgccttagtcggggtgttacactttcTTCGTCCATAACAGCCTCATTGAAAGGCTGAACTGGTGCAGTTTCCTCCTCTCTTAATGATACATTTAAAGGGTCTTTATCCACCACTCTATGCACTTCATCCAATTCCAGTCTTAGCTTAACAACCTTTTCAAACAAATGACCCTTATCATAGAGTAACTTACGCAAAGGTTTCTTTAATAGCTTAAGTTTCTTAACCACCTTAAACATATGGTGCCCCTCCATAGATGTATTCCAAAGATCAGAAACCACTTGTTTAAATTTATCATGATGCACAAGAACATTAGCGAACTTAAATGGTTTAGGTTGGAATTTAGCAGCCATAGGGAAACATAGTATAGCAGGCGCATGATCAGATAAACGATAAGGTTGAAACATAACATGCGCACctacaaaatcaacaagaaattTTTGATTTGCCATGATTCTATCCAATTTCTTCAAGGTTCCAAGCTTCCCTTTTGGTTTCTGATTCCAAGTAAACTGTAACCCGATTTATTCACATCAGAAATTTCAAGTTCTTTGACACAATCCTTAAACTCTCTCATAGAAATATCAACATTTGACGAGCTAACCACTTTATCATTGAGAAATAAAGCAGCATTAAAATCACCAAGTAACACCCAAGGCTTGTCATGGACAAAAGCTTTATGCAAAACCAGGTTATTCCATAAATCACGTCTTTGAATATAGATATTATGTGCATAAACAAACGAGCATAAGACCACCTTTCGATTAGCTTTAAAGATAATCTGTGAATGAATAACCTGATCTGATAAAGACAACACCATTAAATCAGCTATATTAGGATCCCACCCAATGATTATTCTAGAATTCTTGCCACATACATGAGCATTAGAAGTCCAATTCCAATGCGGGAAAACATTACCAAATATCCTATCAAGCTTAGAAGCATAAACATGTGATTCGAGAATAGCAGAGACAGATTATTTATTCTCATTAATTACCTGCCGAACCTCAGTTTGTTTCGGGGAGAAGTTCATACCCTTATATATTCCATGAAGCAATGCTATACATGAGGCATCTCTGAAACGGGGGTGCTTGCCCCCTCAGGATCTGCCGAAACCTTAAAACGTGCCTCAATCTCACGTTTATCAATCACACATTCAATttcatcatcactttcatcTTGTTGATTCCTACTCAAACCAGCAAACGGATCCTCATTAACCTGAGCATGTGATTCATTTTCAGCCAAAACAGAAAACGAATTATGTAGACCGTTGTTTGAACTAGACGAGGCAACATTCTGCTTTGGCGGGACagctttataaaaaaatgtggttTGGGCTTGCTAAGCTTTACTTTTTCGATATGTCTCTCCTGTTGAACAACCtttccctttttcttcttccttgaTATCATGGTAAAACCCCCCTCATCTTGAGTAAACTCGACTTGAGTAGTCTGTTTAGGTAATTTAGGACATTGATCACTTTCATGATTAAACACCTTACAAGTAGCACAACGAGGCGGTTTCCATTGATACTCAATTTTGATTACTTGCTTTGTAAAGCCATCGCCAATCATGTTAGGAATTCCCACTATCAATTCGGTTTTAACCTCATTTTCAGCATCCAATTCAATGAGGGCCAGAGCAAAACTACTATGACCCCATGATTCAGAACACATGGAACTCGTGTAATCATCTAAAGCGATTGGTCTACTAATCTTAGTCGCCAACATGCTAAGACCATCTTTAGTAAAAGCACGAGTGGAACATTATGCAACTTAACCCAGACAGGTACCTTTTTCACATCAGATATACTAAAATCCGGAGTCCAAATATTCAAGAATAGAGGCACTGAACGGATTAGTCAAGGTCCAAATTCCAAAACTTTTTCCATTCCTGATTTTTCCTcaaattcaaagaaaaacaaacccGATGAGTTCATCATAATACGCTTACACCCATATTTAGCCCAAGCATTCTTCACATAATTTTCAACAACGGGAAAAGCAAGTCTTTTTCCAAGACAATAACCAACTAAAGTATTATCATATTTGCTATTAGCTGAGATAATAGTCTCTCTTGGAATAAGCAAATTAATACCTTCAATGTTTGAGTCAACCTCTAGGGTGCGAAACTAACCTTCTTCTTTTTACTAAGATCAGACTGAACCACTTTGGCATATGAACTAGGCTTCTCTCTAACCTCCTCTTCCAGATTTTTGGTCTTTCCATCAAAATTAGGTGGATTAACATCACCACCTAAATTAGTTGTTCCATTATTCTCCTCAATTCCTCCCTGTTTCTTCTCGTTTTCATTGCCTACATATTCCTCAATCTTTTCTTTATCAACAAACGAAGAATCCTGATTAATATAATCCTTATTAATCAAGTTGTCGTCCTTCCATGAAAAACGATCACTATTATCTAGGCTAATCACCACCAAAGTTGGCTTTTTCCACATCGGTTACATCAGAACTACTCTTTACATCTCCAGGAGTTTCTGGTGGATAATCACCACCTGGTTTATCCTTGGACGCATCCTTAGGAACACTAGTACTTCCCATTTCACCCACATTAGATGTTTTTGTAGGACTCTTATTCTTAGtatctcttttcttcttcttccccgACATCGAATCAACAAAAGCAGGTGGTTGACCAGACCCGCCACCAGTTTTTAATCTGTTAATACGATCAGCAACTTCTTGAAAATCGAAAGAACAATCTCTCTTCATACATGCAACAAACCATGCACACTAAAACCCTAACAGCCACGAATATCAACACAAaaactaaaaaccctaaaactaGCAAAACCCTAATCCATAATGGTACCCCAATTCAGATAGCGTAATGGGTATATCTAGGTATATTCCCGCAGGACCGATTAACCCACAACTCTATCCAATTGAAATAACCACAATGGAAACAAGGTCGGCCGCGAAAAAGGAttgaaaaaaaaccctaaaaactgAATAGATCCTAACACA contains these protein-coding regions:
- the LOC122584236 gene encoding uncharacterized protein LOC122584236, with protein sequence MLATKISRPIALDDYTSSMCSESWGHSSFALALIELDAENEVKTELIVGIPNMIGDGFTKQVIKIEYQWKPPRCATCKVFNHESDQCPKLPKQTTQVEFTQDEGGFTMISRKKKKGKVVQQERHIEKVNEDPFAGLSRNQQDESDDEIECVIDKREIEARFKVSADPEGASTPVSEMPHLDRIFGNVFPHWNWTSNAHVCGKNSRIIIGWDPNIADLMVLSLSDQVIHSQIIFKANRKVVLCSFVYAHNIYIQRRDLWNNLVLHKAFVHDKPWVLLGDFNAALFLNDKVVSSSNVDISMREFKDCVKELEISDVNKSGYSLLGIRNQKGSLEP